In Novipirellula artificiosorum, the following proteins share a genomic window:
- a CDS encoding carbon-nitrogen hydrolase family protein — MPDTKTTSDRRNFLKKTTFATGLGVLVASAHSESAVAKPTSKANRLPREVWIASVSQDNLEAKDSPSMIRKVLGRMEEVASFEPDIVCLPETFATANLTGAKPPLEERAEEPIGDLSRPFAEFASEHNCYVVCPIITKQDGRFYNSAVFIDRQGELLGEYHKIHPTTEEMKAGISPGPLDPPVFKTDFGIVGAQICFDIEWIDSWRKLQESKAEIVFWPSAFAGGAMVNAKAWQHKYCVVSSTRKDTSKICDITGEAVAKTSRWNHWICAPVNLEKAFLHTWPYVQRFDEIQSKYGRNVRIRNFAEEEWTIIESRSPDVKIADVMKEFELKTLDEHTKLADAEQCECR, encoded by the coding sequence ATGCCCGATACAAAGACGACATCTGATCGACGGAACTTTCTGAAAAAGACGACGTTCGCCACGGGACTTGGCGTACTCGTCGCTAGCGCCCACAGCGAGTCGGCAGTTGCGAAACCAACCTCCAAAGCCAACCGGCTACCGCGTGAAGTCTGGATCGCTAGCGTCTCCCAAGACAATCTGGAGGCCAAAGACTCTCCATCAATGATCCGCAAGGTGCTCGGGCGAATGGAAGAGGTGGCTTCTTTCGAGCCCGACATCGTCTGCTTGCCAGAGACATTTGCCACGGCAAACCTGACGGGCGCCAAGCCACCGCTCGAGGAGCGGGCGGAGGAACCGATCGGCGACCTATCGCGTCCATTCGCCGAGTTCGCTTCGGAACACAACTGCTACGTTGTCTGTCCGATCATCACGAAACAAGACGGGCGTTTCTACAATTCAGCCGTGTTCATTGATCGGCAGGGCGAGCTGCTCGGTGAGTATCACAAGATCCATCCGACCACTGAAGAAATGAAGGCCGGCATCTCACCGGGCCCGCTTGATCCGCCCGTCTTCAAAACTGATTTCGGAATCGTCGGCGCACAAATCTGTTTCGACATCGAATGGATCGACAGCTGGCGGAAACTGCAAGAGTCCAAAGCAGAAATCGTGTTCTGGCCGTCGGCGTTTGCCGGTGGTGCGATGGTCAACGCCAAGGCATGGCAACACAAATATTGTGTGGTGTCGAGTACTCGAAAAGACACATCCAAAATCTGTGACATTACTGGCGAGGCGGTGGCGAAGACGAGTCGCTGGAACCACTGGATTTGTGCGCCGGTGAATCTGGAGAAGGCCTTTCTACACACATGGCCTTACGTCCAACGATTTGATGAGATCCAATCCAAGTATGGTCGCAACGTGCGAATTCGCAACTTTGCTGAGGAAGAGTGGACGATCATCGAAAGCCGCTCGCCGGATGTAAAGATCGCTGACGTGA